The proteins below are encoded in one region of Streptomyces ficellus:
- a CDS encoding N-acetylglutaminylglutamine amidotransferase produces MCGLSGEIRFDDRRPDVAAVERMTDRLAARGPDGRGIWSQGPVALGHRRLKIIDLSERGAQPMTDADTRLTGVFNGCIYNYQEIRAELRALGHRFFSTSDTEVILKAYRQWGTDCVDRLIGMFVFVIVESDTGRVVLARDRLGIKPLYLAHTPGRLRFASTLPALLAGGGVDTSIDPVALHQYLSWHATVAAPRTVLAGVRKLPPATVRVVEPDGSYTDHRYWQPSYTRRAEFAGMDAGDWRDAVLDSLRTAVRRRMVADVPVGVLLSGGLDSSLIVGLLAEEGQKDLATFSVGFESEGGEEGDEFAYSDLIARRYDTDHHQLMVPSDRVSTALDATVAAMSEPMVSHDVVAFHLLSELVSKEVSVVQSGQGADEVFAGYRWYPDMAAVEREREPERYAEVYFDRPHSDMARILQPHVLADHDVSGRFVREHMAAPGAETALDAALRLDTHVMLVDDPVKRVDNMTMDWGLEARVPFLDHELVELAAACPPELKLAQGGKGVLKDAGRKLLPREVVDRPKGYFPVPAIRHMAGPVLERVRQALSAPEARARGIFRDEYLTELLAAPDDHRTHRGANALWHVALLEIWLQTHRIS; encoded by the coding sequence ATGTGCGGGCTGAGCGGAGAGATCCGCTTCGACGACCGCCGGCCCGACGTGGCCGCGGTGGAACGCATGACCGACCGGCTGGCGGCCCGCGGTCCTGACGGCCGGGGCATCTGGTCGCAGGGACCGGTGGCGCTGGGGCACCGCCGACTGAAGATCATCGACCTGTCCGAGCGCGGCGCCCAGCCGATGACGGACGCCGACACCCGGCTCACCGGGGTCTTCAACGGCTGCATCTACAACTACCAGGAGATACGCGCCGAGCTGCGCGCCCTGGGACACCGGTTCTTCTCCACCTCCGACACCGAGGTGATCCTGAAGGCCTACAGACAGTGGGGCACCGACTGCGTCGACCGTCTCATCGGCATGTTCGTCTTCGTCATCGTCGAGAGCGACACCGGCCGGGTGGTGCTCGCCAGGGACCGGCTGGGCATCAAGCCCTTGTACCTGGCGCACACCCCCGGCCGGCTGCGGTTCGCCTCGACCCTGCCCGCGCTGCTCGCCGGCGGCGGCGTCGACACCTCGATCGACCCGGTGGCACTCCACCAGTACCTGAGCTGGCACGCCACCGTGGCGGCGCCGCGCACGGTGCTCGCCGGGGTGCGCAAGCTGCCGCCCGCGACGGTGCGGGTGGTGGAGCCGGACGGCTCGTACACCGACCACCGCTACTGGCAGCCGTCGTACACGCGCCGGGCCGAGTTCGCCGGCATGGACGCCGGTGACTGGCGGGACGCGGTGCTGGACTCGCTGCGGACCGCGGTGCGCAGACGGATGGTCGCCGACGTGCCGGTCGGCGTGCTCCTGTCCGGCGGGCTCGACTCGTCGCTGATCGTCGGTCTGCTGGCCGAGGAGGGCCAGAAGGACCTCGCCACGTTCAGCGTGGGCTTCGAGTCCGAGGGCGGCGAGGAGGGCGACGAGTTCGCCTACTCGGATCTGATCGCCCGCCGCTACGACACCGACCACCACCAGCTCATGGTGCCCTCCGACCGGGTGTCCACGGCGCTGGACGCGACGGTCGCGGCGATGAGCGAGCCCATGGTCAGCCATGACGTCGTCGCCTTCCACCTGCTGTCCGAGCTGGTCTCCAAGGAGGTCAGCGTCGTGCAGAGCGGCCAGGGCGCCGACGAGGTGTTCGCCGGCTACCGCTGGTACCCGGACATGGCCGCGGTGGAGCGGGAACGCGAGCCCGAGAGGTACGCCGAGGTGTACTTCGACCGGCCGCACTCCGACATGGCCCGCATCCTCCAGCCGCACGTGCTCGCCGACCACGACGTCTCCGGCCGGTTCGTGCGCGAGCACATGGCCGCGCCCGGCGCCGAGACCGCCCTGGACGCGGCGCTGCGGCTCGACACACACGTGATGCTCGTCGACGACCCGGTCAAGCGGGTCGACAACATGACCATGGACTGGGGCCTGGAGGCCCGGGTGCCGTTCCTCGACCACGAGCTGGTCGAGCTGGCGGCGGCCTGCCCGCCGGAGCTGAAGCTGGCGCAGGGCGGCAAGGGCGTGCTCAAGGACGCCGGGCGCAAGCTGCTGCCCCGTGAGGTGGTCGACCGGCCCAAGGGGTACTTCCCGGTGCCGGCGATCCGCCACATGGCCGGTCCCGTCCTCGAACGGGTCCGGCAGGCCCTGTCCGCCCCCGAGGCCCGGGCGCGCGGGATCTTCCGCGACGAGTACCTCACCGAGCTGCTCGCCGCCCCCGACGACCACCGTACGCATCGCGGGGCGAACGCCCTGTGGCACGTAGCGTTGCTGGAGATATGGCTGCAGACGCACAGGATCAGCTGA